In Alkalibaculum bacchi, a single genomic region encodes these proteins:
- a CDS encoding hydrolase, with the protein MDKFYLNKEDAIVLVIDIQEKLMPAILEKEELVNKSKILISGAKILEVPIFVTEQYPKGLGKTIGEIDALTKNDPIFEKISYTCCTDEVLAYLEKSKRKQVIITGVETHVCVYQTTRDLLNHGYSVFVASDAVSSRTLENKQNGIALMKDMGAVISNTETLLFDMLKIAGTPEFKAISKMIK; encoded by the coding sequence GTGGATAAATTTTATCTAAATAAAGAGGATGCAATTGTTTTAGTCATTGATATTCAAGAAAAATTAATGCCAGCAATACTTGAGAAAGAAGAATTAGTGAATAAGAGTAAAATTCTCATATCTGGAGCAAAAATTTTAGAAGTACCCATATTTGTAACTGAGCAGTACCCTAAAGGTTTAGGTAAAACCATAGGCGAAATAGATGCTCTCACCAAAAATGATCCTATATTTGAAAAGATAAGCTATACTTGTTGCACTGATGAGGTTTTGGCGTATTTAGAAAAATCTAAGAGAAAACAAGTGATTATTACAGGTGTAGAGACACATGTTTGCGTATACCAAACAACGAGAGATTTATTAAATCACGGATACTCTGTATTTGTGGCTAGTGATGCAGTAAGCTCTAGAACCTTAGAGAATAAACAAAATGGCATAGCATTAATGAAAGATATGGGGGCAGTAATAAGCAATACGGAGACTTTGTTATTTGATATGTTAAAAATCGCTGGAACGCCAGAATTTAAGGCGATTTCGAAGATGATAAAATAA
- a CDS encoding indolepyruvate oxidoreductase subunit beta, whose product MVKSILLVGVGGQGTILASKLLTQGLMEAGHDVKMSEIHGMSQRGGSVSSQVRYGEEVHSPVIERGGADILVSFEIMEALRWLDYLKPDGKIVVNNYSIKPMPVVMGKCTYPDGILDELKSKVPTTVVDAQREAVKLGNSKVMNIILLGTIVKKMNLESIDWNKIISDNVKPAFVEINLKALEVGKSLV is encoded by the coding sequence ATGGTTAAGAGTATACTATTAGTTGGTGTAGGCGGACAAGGAACAATTTTAGCCAGCAAGCTACTCACACAAGGTCTTATGGAAGCTGGTCATGATGTGAAAATGAGTGAGATCCACGGAATGTCACAAAGAGGAGGTTCTGTTTCATCTCAGGTCAGATATGGAGAAGAAGTCCATTCACCAGTCATAGAGAGAGGTGGAGCGGATATACTGGTATCCTTTGAAATAATGGAAGCTCTAAGATGGTTGGATTATTTAAAACCTGATGGAAAGATCGTAGTAAATAATTATTCCATCAAACCTATGCCTGTGGTAATGGGGAAATGTACCTATCCAGATGGTATATTAGATGAATTAAAAAGCAAAGTACCAACAACTGTAGTTGATGCACAAAGGGAAGCTGTAAAATTAGGCAACTCAAAGGTAATGAATATAATTCTCTTAGGAACCATTGTTAAGAAAATGAATTTAGAATCTATTGATTGGAACAAAATCATTTCTGATAACGTAAAACCTGCATTCGTAGAAATTAACTTGAAAGCCCTAGAAGTGGGTAAAAGCTTAGTTTAA
- a CDS encoding ABC transporter permease subunit has protein sequence MAVLIRQELYKLFKRKKTLVVIVGFILLTVFLCYGIKQNAYYMEQYSKPEFQIQNLEENIAYLEKDMENIPEEIKNDKDEVKLYQDRIQSDIKMMEEELKILKTRVDENLSWEEILKQDILEHEKMIEDNKALYSSGDLVSMKLELEQLKYLQYKEIKPQENYDFNAFIYINELVLQLGQIFLAIGIAVFAADMVSGEWTPPTMKLLLAQPVSRGKVLLSKFLAVAIAAVGLIILIELLSFILVGFLFGFGDMNYPMAIGKAFDWDLSVLLENGSHPLELIDGSWRIVPVWQYTLMLFGYQGLFILAVTSFVFMISSIVKSSMVSMGASVVSLIAATIVFQISSFYGLSKFVFTTYSSIGEMITGDISVYLNDPNFTAITGILVLVGWTILCYIFSHILFTRRDLLI, from the coding sequence ATGGCTGTTCTCATACGACAAGAGCTATACAAACTCTTTAAGCGAAAAAAGACTCTAGTTGTCATTGTGGGATTTATCTTACTAACAGTATTTTTGTGTTACGGCATTAAGCAAAACGCTTATTATATGGAACAATACAGTAAGCCAGAATTTCAAATTCAAAATCTAGAAGAGAATATAGCATATTTAGAGAAGGACATGGAGAATATTCCAGAGGAAATAAAAAATGATAAGGATGAAGTAAAGCTTTATCAGGACCGAATCCAAAGTGATATTAAAATGATGGAAGAAGAACTAAAGATACTAAAGACAAGGGTGGATGAAAATCTATCTTGGGAAGAAATATTAAAACAAGATATCTTAGAACATGAAAAAATGATTGAAGATAATAAAGCGCTTTATTCATCTGGAGATTTAGTTTCTATGAAACTGGAATTAGAGCAATTGAAATACTTGCAATATAAGGAGATTAAGCCACAAGAAAATTATGATTTTAATGCATTCATCTATATTAATGAATTAGTTTTGCAGCTTGGTCAAATATTTTTGGCAATTGGAATTGCCGTCTTTGCAGCAGATATGGTTTCAGGAGAATGGACGCCACCGACTATGAAATTGCTTTTAGCCCAGCCTGTATCTAGGGGGAAAGTGCTGTTATCTAAATTTCTTGCTGTTGCAATTGCTGCAGTAGGATTAATTATATTAATCGAGCTTTTGTCTTTTATCTTAGTTGGTTTCTTATTTGGCTTTGGAGATATGAATTATCCAATGGCTATTGGCAAGGCCTTCGATTGGGATCTTTCCGTACTGCTTGAAAACGGATCTCATCCATTAGAATTAATTGACGGTAGCTGGAGAATTGTTCCCGTTTGGCAATATACTCTCATGTTATTTGGATACCAAGGGCTATTTATTTTGGCAGTTACATCTTTTGTCTTTATGATATCTTCTATTGTAAAGAGCAGTATGGTTTCTATGGGTGCAAGTGTAGTATCTCTTATTGCGGCAACGATCGTATTTCAGATATCCAGCTTTTATGGTTTGTCTAAATTCGTCTTTACCACCTATTCATCAATAGGGGAAATGATTACAGGAGATATATCTGTTTATTTAAACGATCCTAACTTTACGGCAATTACAGGGATACTCGTTTTAGTAGGATGGACAATATTATGCTATATTTTCTCTCATATATTATTTACAAGAAGAGACTTACTTATTTAA
- a CDS encoding formate C-acetyltransferase codes for MQTTRIMCNFDEVDTKRIENIKKNMLNPTREISLERALLYTESYKETQGQAVILRRAKAVAHILDHVQISIREGELLVGNRTIKPRSGIVSPEMDPYWIFDEIDTMDTRPQDQFHFSEENKKIYKNVLYAYWQGKCMKDFITKKIDKDIQKSIDEGVVSLNQTDKGQGHIILDFPTILKHGIKEYMDILNEHISKNPDNDFLCAALIVFEAFSRHCLRYEKLARSEAEHQGISAKRREELLYIAFMCNKLSTEKPENFQEGLQLVWLTSIAAQYESNASSMSLGRMDQYLYKLYLSSLNQGYSKETLLSYLIDFYLKTNDVVILRSQTSAKSFAGFPVGYNIALGGLDSFGRSSINELSYLFLDAYAYVKTPQPNLSVRTNELISQKFLNKTCETIRMGTGIPQLFNDEVCVPAFLTKRVTLDDARDYAIVGCVEVTIPGRTYGLHDIAMFNFLRVMELTMYSFKGDHTITYEKLYQKMKERISYYVELITRGSDIVDLGHREFAPTPFLSSLVLDCLQNGKDLTEGGARYNFSGVQGIGQANLSDSMYVLKKMVFENKEITFDEMLEAMEKNFEGKYASLQEHVINDFDKYGNDNDEIDFIAADMFKHYSTEMSKYTNIRGGQFNPGAYTVSAHIPLGEAVGATPDGRKKQEQLADGGLSPMVGRDRLGPTAVLKTVSKLDNMLMVNGSLLNLKFQPNTLNGKEGIEKFSNFLRAFTKLKIQHVQFNVQSKDTLLDAQKNPDNYRGLVVRVAGYSAFFVDLNEKIQNDIIARASHTL; via the coding sequence ATGCAGACAACAAGAATAATGTGTAATTTCGACGAAGTAGACACAAAGAGAATAGAAAACATAAAGAAAAATATGTTGAATCCAACAAGAGAAATTTCTTTAGAAAGAGCTCTTTTATATACTGAAAGTTATAAAGAAACCCAAGGGCAAGCCGTTATTTTGCGAAGAGCAAAGGCTGTAGCCCATATTTTAGATCATGTTCAAATTTCCATTCGTGAAGGAGAACTTCTAGTAGGTAATCGAACCATTAAACCCAGAAGTGGTATCGTATCACCAGAGATGGACCCCTACTGGATATTCGATGAAATAGATACCATGGATACTAGGCCTCAAGATCAATTTCATTTTTCAGAAGAAAATAAGAAGATTTATAAAAATGTTTTATATGCTTACTGGCAAGGAAAATGCATGAAAGATTTTATAACCAAAAAAATAGATAAAGATATTCAAAAGTCTATTGATGAAGGGGTCGTTAGCTTAAATCAAACGGATAAGGGGCAAGGTCATATCATCTTAGATTTTCCAACGATTTTAAAGCATGGCATAAAAGAATACATGGACATTCTAAATGAACACATTTCTAAGAATCCCGATAATGATTTCCTTTGTGCTGCGCTCATTGTATTTGAAGCATTTTCTAGGCATTGTCTCAGATATGAAAAACTAGCCAGAAGCGAAGCAGAACATCAGGGCATATCGGCTAAAAGAAGAGAAGAGTTGCTCTATATTGCTTTTATGTGTAATAAGTTAAGCACAGAAAAACCTGAAAACTTCCAAGAAGGATTACAATTAGTTTGGTTGACAAGTATTGCCGCTCAGTATGAATCCAACGCGTCGTCTATGTCCTTAGGTAGAATGGACCAGTACTTATATAAACTCTATTTAAGTTCCTTAAATCAAGGTTACTCAAAGGAAACTTTACTCTCCTATTTGATTGATTTCTACCTAAAAACAAATGATGTAGTAATACTAAGAAGTCAAACAAGTGCAAAATCATTTGCTGGTTTTCCTGTAGGATATAATATTGCATTAGGAGGGTTAGACTCTTTTGGAAGATCCTCTATAAATGAACTGTCTTATCTGTTTTTAGATGCCTATGCATATGTAAAGACGCCACAACCCAATCTGTCTGTACGAACCAATGAGTTGATTTCTCAAAAATTCCTTAATAAAACTTGTGAAACCATTCGCATGGGTACAGGCATACCACAGCTCTTTAATGATGAAGTATGTGTGCCCGCTTTTTTAACAAAGAGGGTCACTTTAGATGATGCGAGAGACTATGCCATTGTTGGATGTGTAGAAGTGACTATACCAGGTCGTACCTATGGACTTCACGATATCGCAATGTTTAATTTCTTACGTGTAATGGAACTAACCATGTATAGCTTCAAGGGAGATCATACTATTACTTATGAAAAGCTTTATCAGAAGATGAAAGAGCGAATTTCATACTATGTTGAATTGATTACTAGAGGATCTGATATTGTAGATTTAGGGCATAGAGAATTTGCTCCTACACCATTTTTATCCTCTCTTGTTCTTGATTGCTTGCAAAATGGTAAGGACTTAACAGAAGGGGGCGCTAGGTATAATTTTTCAGGAGTTCAGGGCATAGGTCAGGCTAATTTAAGTGATTCTATGTATGTCTTAAAGAAAATGGTTTTTGAAAATAAAGAAATCACTTTTGATGAAATGTTAGAAGCAATGGAGAAAAACTTTGAAGGTAAATACGCTTCATTACAAGAACATGTCATAAACGACTTTGATAAATACGGAAATGATAATGATGAAATAGACTTTATCGCAGCAGATATGTTTAAGCACTATTCTACTGAAATGAGCAAATATACTAATATCCGTGGTGGTCAGTTTAATCCTGGTGCATACACAGTTTCTGCACATATTCCTCTGGGAGAGGCTGTAGGAGCTACTCCTGATGGAAGGAAAAAACAAGAGCAATTAGCAGATGGTGGTCTTTCCCCAATGGTAGGTAGAGATCGTCTAGGACCAACAGCCGTTCTAAAGACAGTGAGTAAACTAGATAATATGCTCATGGTCAATGGAAGTCTCCTGAATTTGAAATTTCAACCAAATACGTTAAACGGCAAAGAAGGGATAGAGAAATTCTCAAATTTTCTCAGAGCATTCACGAAATTAAAAATTCAACATGTGCAGTTTAATGTTCAATCTAAGGATACTTTGCTTGATGCACAGAAGAACCCTGATAATTATAGAGGATTAGTTGTCCGCGTAGCTGGTTACTCTGCTTTCTTTGTAGACTTAAATGAAAAAATCCAAAACGATATTATCGCTCGTGCATCACATACACTTTAG
- a CDS encoding ABC transporter ATP-binding protein produces the protein MSVLGVNNVYKSLGKREIIKGIDFSVEEGEIFGFLGPNGAGKTTTIKMIVGLIRPDKGSISINGADILKDGNRARAKLGAVVENPEMYNYLSGMANLKMIAEIRKIPKQDILDVVELVDLSNRIDDKVGKYSLGMKQRLGLACALLGKPKLLILDEPTNGLDPSGIIDFRNIVKNAVKELKTSVFISSHILSEVQQLCNRVAFINHGEIKSMEDLINGNVQQGYEQIAIVASPVSSIKNVLDSIGEVSNVVQKGTEYCAVIEKGSTPKIIKALVEKNVDIYQIYQKQNSLEQRYMELVEGGK, from the coding sequence ATGAGTGTTCTTGGAGTAAATAATGTTTATAAGTCTTTAGGTAAAAGAGAAATCATCAAAGGAATTGATTTTTCTGTAGAAGAAGGAGAAATCTTTGGCTTTTTAGGACCTAATGGGGCAGGTAAGACGACGACGATAAAGATGATTGTAGGACTTATTCGGCCGGACAAAGGTAGTATTTCTATTAATGGAGCTGACATTTTAAAGGATGGCAACAGAGCCAGAGCTAAGCTAGGAGCAGTGGTGGAAAATCCAGAAATGTACAATTACTTATCTGGTATGGCGAATTTAAAGATGATTGCCGAAATTCGAAAAATACCGAAACAAGATATATTGGATGTGGTAGAGTTAGTAGATTTATCAAATCGAATAGATGATAAGGTAGGAAAGTATTCTTTAGGCATGAAACAGAGGTTAGGCCTAGCTTGTGCTCTTTTGGGAAAACCAAAACTGCTTATTTTAGATGAACCTACTAATGGATTAGATCCATCTGGAATCATCGATTTTCGAAATATTGTAAAAAATGCTGTAAAGGAACTAAAAACCTCTGTATTTATTTCTTCTCATATACTTAGCGAGGTACAACAACTGTGTAATAGAGTAGCTTTTATCAATCATGGAGAAATCAAAAGCATGGAGGACTTGATTAACGGAAACGTCCAACAGGGATACGAACAAATTGCAATTGTAGCAAGTCCAGTGAGTTCTATAAAAAATGTATTAGATAGTATTGGAGAAGTTTCAAATGTAGTGCAAAAGGGTACAGAGTACTGTGCTGTAATAGAAAAGGGAAGCACTCCAAAAATCATCAAAGCCTTAGTAGAGAAAAATGTGGACATATACCAGATATATCAAAAACAAAATAGTTTAGAACAAAGGTATATGGAATTAGTAGAGGGGGGGAAATAA
- the guaA gene encoding glutamine-hydrolyzing GMP synthase produces the protein MKQDRILIIDLGSTMNTNIAREIRALGVYTEIHPHDLTNEEVKNLQNVKGIILNGGVNRIVDGVEIDASDALYNAGVPVLSVDHKGAKPWPKTVEERQDIMKKFILEECKAEKNWNIDNFIQEQVQLIQEQVGDKKVLLALSGGVDSSVVAALLIRAIGSQLTCVHVNHGLLRKGEPEEVVQVFREEMGANLVYIDAVDRFLEKLAGVEDPEEKRKIIGNEFIYVFDEEARKLQGVDFLAQGTIYPDIIESGTKTVKAVKSHHNVGGLPEDLQFELIEPLKMLFKDEVRECGLALGLPESMVYRQPFPGPGLGVRCLGAITRDRLEAVRESDAILRDEFKKAGLEGKVWQYFTVVPDFKSVGVKNHNRSFEWPVILRAVNTVDAMTATIERVPYEVFDIITERITHEVPGVNRVLYDLTPKPTGTIEWE, from the coding sequence ATGAAGCAAGATAGAATATTGATTATTGACCTTGGCAGTACTATGAATACGAATATTGCTAGAGAAATTAGAGCATTAGGTGTTTATACAGAGATTCACCCTCACGATTTGACAAATGAAGAAGTGAAAAACTTACAAAATGTAAAGGGGATTATCCTAAACGGTGGAGTCAATAGGATAGTTGACGGCGTTGAAATAGATGCTTCAGATGCTTTATATAATGCAGGTGTTCCTGTTTTATCTGTAGATCATAAAGGGGCAAAGCCTTGGCCAAAAACTGTAGAAGAGCGTCAGGATATAATGAAAAAATTTATATTAGAAGAATGTAAGGCAGAAAAAAACTGGAATATTGACAACTTCATTCAAGAGCAGGTTCAGCTTATTCAAGAACAAGTAGGGGATAAAAAGGTGCTTTTAGCCCTGTCTGGAGGAGTGGATTCTTCAGTAGTAGCAGCTCTCCTTATTCGTGCAATCGGCTCCCAACTTACATGTGTCCACGTAAATCACGGACTCTTACGTAAGGGCGAACCAGAGGAAGTAGTTCAAGTATTCCGAGAAGAAATGGGAGCAAATCTAGTCTATATCGATGCAGTGGATCGCTTCCTTGAAAAACTTGCTGGTGTGGAAGATCCTGAAGAAAAGAGAAAGATTATCGGCAATGAGTTTATCTACGTATTTGATGAAGAAGCCCGTAAATTACAGGGAGTAGACTTTTTAGCTCAAGGAACCATATACCCAGATATCATTGAATCTGGCACAAAGACTGTAAAAGCGGTTAAGAGCCACCACAATGTAGGTGGTTTGCCAGAGGATTTACAATTTGAATTAATCGAGCCTTTAAAGATGTTGTTTAAAGATGAAGTTCGAGAATGTGGACTAGCCCTTGGGCTTCCAGAGTCTATGGTATATCGTCAACCATTTCCAGGACCAGGTCTAGGGGTTCGTTGCCTTGGCGCAATAACAAGGGATCGATTGGAAGCTGTTCGAGAATCAGATGCTATTCTACGAGACGAATTCAAGAAGGCAGGTCTTGAAGGTAAAGTATGGCAGTATTTTACCGTAGTGCCCGACTTTAAGTCTGTAGGCGTAAAAAATCACAATAGAAGTTTTGAATGGCCAGTGATCCTTAGAGCAGTAAACACTGTAGATGCTATGACCGCTACAATTGAACGTGTACCATATGAAGTATTCGATATTATAACAGAAAGAATCACTCACGAAGTTCCAGGAGTTAACCGTGTACTATACGATCTAACTCCAAAGCCAACAGGAACCATTGAGTGGGAGTAA
- a CDS encoding glycyl-radical enzyme activating protein, translating to MMKGLIFNIQRYSVHDGSGIRTVVFLKGCPLFCPWCSNPESQGAVQHTEWIKNGKTETIGEWKTVEEVVDEVLKDEMFFRTSSGGVTLSGGEALAQYEFARELLKELKLYSIHTAIETTGSTSAYHLKELLPYLDQVLFDLKIMDEKNLKKVLGANLSKVKESFKLAAETEGVELIPRVPLIPDYTANEENLMQIIDFLKKYNINQVHLLPFHQYGSNKYHYLGWEYAMDGIPALSTDEINNIKEIFIAKKIIPIIEGLA from the coding sequence ATGATGAAAGGATTGATTTTTAATATTCAAAGATATTCTGTTCATGATGGAAGTGGTATTCGTACGGTGGTCTTTCTAAAGGGTTGTCCATTATTTTGTCCTTGGTGTAGCAATCCAGAGTCCCAAGGCGCTGTACAGCATACAGAGTGGATAAAAAATGGAAAAACGGAAACCATTGGCGAATGGAAAACAGTAGAAGAAGTCGTAGATGAAGTTTTAAAAGATGAAATGTTCTTTAGAACTTCATCTGGTGGAGTAACATTATCTGGTGGGGAAGCCCTAGCTCAATATGAATTTGCAAGAGAATTATTAAAGGAACTAAAATTATATAGTATTCATACAGCAATCGAGACAACAGGATCCACCAGTGCATATCATCTAAAAGAGTTGCTTCCTTATTTAGATCAGGTACTATTTGATCTGAAGATTATGGATGAGAAAAATTTAAAAAAGGTTTTAGGTGCAAATTTATCAAAAGTAAAAGAAAGCTTTAAATTAGCAGCAGAAACAGAGGGCGTAGAGCTTATTCCAAGAGTTCCACTTATCCCTGATTATACCGCAAATGAAGAAAACCTAATGCAAATTATAGATTTTCTTAAAAAATATAATATCAATCAAGTTCATCTATTGCCTTTTCACCAATATGGAAGCAATAAGTACCACTATTTGGGGTGGGAATATGCTATGGATGGAATACCTGCATTATCAACAGATGAAATAAATAATATTAAAGAAATTTTTATAGCAAAAAAAATAATTCCAATTATTGAAGGATTAGCTTAG
- a CDS encoding arylamine N-acetyltransferase family protein: MSKDCFTIEGYLERINYKGSLDVSKETLYNIHMAHALNIPFENLDVYLKKPVYLDRESLYKKIVTNKRGGYCFEMNGLLSIILQGLGFKVLNLLARITKDNGITYNAKTHQVLCVEIGDDKYLLDVGYGNHGLAAPILIELGKEQEQFYDTFRIVEVEKYGYALQRKVEDEFMYIYAFDLKECSPADFMMSHHFTSTFPESLFVNKKVCTMPTKEGRITLTDDHFKVVEGNETSLLEIEDDNHYNKLLKEYFKLDLETMR, translated from the coding sequence ATGTCAAAAGATTGTTTTACGATTGAAGGGTATCTTGAAAGAATTAATTACAAGGGGAGTTTAGATGTATCCAAAGAAACTTTATATAATATACACATGGCTCATGCCCTAAATATTCCTTTTGAAAATCTAGATGTCTATTTAAAAAAGCCAGTTTATTTGGATAGAGAATCTTTATATAAGAAGATTGTAACCAATAAAAGAGGTGGATACTGTTTTGAAATGAATGGCTTGTTGTCCATTATCCTACAAGGATTGGGTTTTAAAGTGTTAAATTTATTAGCACGCATTACAAAAGATAATGGAATAACTTATAATGCAAAAACTCATCAAGTTTTGTGTGTGGAAATAGGTGATGATAAGTATCTATTAGATGTAGGTTATGGAAATCACGGCTTGGCTGCTCCTATACTTATAGAGCTAGGAAAGGAACAAGAACAGTTCTATGATACTTTTCGAATTGTAGAAGTTGAAAAGTATGGATATGCATTGCAAAGAAAAGTCGAAGATGAGTTTATGTATATATATGCTTTTGATTTAAAAGAATGCAGTCCAGCGGATTTTATGATGTCCCATCACTTTACATCTACCTTTCCAGAGTCTCTTTTTGTCAACAAAAAAGTATGCACCATGCCTACAAAAGAAGGCCGTATTACTTTAACAGACGATCATTTTAAGGTAGTAGAAGGTAATGAAACATCTCTACTAGAAATAGAGGATGACAATCATTATAATAAACTGCTAAAAGAATATTTTAAATTGGATTTAGAGACAATGAGATAA
- the iorA gene encoding indolepyruvate ferredoxin oxidoreductase subunit alpha: MKKLMTGNEALVQGAWEAGVKFASAYPGTPSTEILESLTERKEVKSEWAPNEKVAIEAAIGASIAGLRSMASMKHVGVNVAADPLFTYAYTGVTGGFVLITADEPGQHSSQNEQDNRNYAKAAKIPMLEPATSQESKDMMKEAFTISETYDTPVLVRVTTRVCHSKSIVECENRVEADFSDYEKNVKKYITVPAVARELRKKVEQRMIDLADYSEKSPFNFIKDNGKKIGVISSGVCYSYAREVFGDEANYLKLGFTNPLPDRMISEFCKDLDTIYVLEENDPYIEERVKMLGFVPHGNDTFPPYGELTPDVIRKSLYGSELPTISYDKDMVISRPPTLCAGCPHRGIFYDLGKRKNVMVAGDIGCYTLGFSEPYNAMDFNICMGAAFSAGHGAQIAFDLKNEDKRVVSVLGDSTFFHTGINSLIEVLYNQSKTVNVILDNRITGMTGHQENPGSGRHADLSDAPIMDIEAIVRALGAKNVKTIDPNDLTLVKETFDWALGLDEPSVIITRWPCVLKKLSQQDQEEFQDVFKDKYKVDQDLCIGCKLCIKAGCPALSYEPATKKTIIDRNQCVGCGVCAQLCKKQEAIVKEER; this comes from the coding sequence ATGAAAAAACTAATGACTGGAAACGAAGCTTTGGTTCAGGGAGCTTGGGAGGCTGGAGTAAAATTTGCCTCTGCATATCCAGGAACACCAAGCACAGAGATATTAGAAAGTTTGACGGAGCGAAAAGAAGTAAAATCAGAATGGGCTCCAAATGAAAAAGTTGCTATAGAAGCAGCTATAGGGGCTTCTATAGCGGGATTAAGATCTATGGCGTCTATGAAACATGTTGGTGTAAATGTTGCGGCAGATCCATTGTTTACATATGCTTATACAGGTGTTACTGGCGGTTTTGTACTTATAACAGCTGATGAACCAGGGCAACACTCTTCTCAAAATGAGCAAGATAATCGAAACTATGCTAAAGCTGCAAAAATTCCTATGCTCGAACCTGCAACAAGCCAAGAATCAAAAGACATGATGAAAGAAGCCTTTACCATCAGTGAAACATATGATACGCCTGTACTTGTCCGAGTGACAACTAGAGTCTGTCATTCAAAGAGCATCGTAGAATGTGAGAATCGGGTGGAAGCAGATTTTTCAGATTATGAAAAAAACGTAAAAAAATACATAACCGTTCCTGCTGTAGCAAGAGAATTGAGAAAGAAAGTAGAACAGAGGATGATTGACCTTGCTGACTACAGTGAAAAATCTCCCTTTAATTTTATCAAGGACAATGGGAAAAAAATTGGTGTAATATCATCAGGAGTATGCTACTCGTATGCAAGAGAAGTATTTGGAGATGAAGCAAATTACCTTAAACTAGGATTTACTAATCCTCTTCCGGATAGGATGATCTCTGAATTTTGCAAGGATTTAGATACAATATATGTTCTCGAAGAAAACGACCCATACATTGAGGAAAGAGTAAAAATGTTAGGTTTTGTACCTCATGGAAATGATACATTCCCTCCATATGGTGAACTTACACCTGATGTAATCCGAAAATCCTTATACGGAAGTGAACTACCAACAATTTCTTACGATAAAGACATGGTGATTTCAAGACCTCCAACTCTTTGTGCAGGTTGCCCCCATAGAGGAATTTTCTATGATTTAGGAAAAAGAAAGAACGTAATGGTTGCTGGGGATATAGGATGCTATACCTTAGGATTTTCTGAGCCATACAATGCTATGGACTTTAATATTTGCATGGGTGCCGCTTTCTCAGCAGGTCACGGAGCTCAAATAGCATTTGATCTTAAAAACGAAGATAAGAGAGTAGTCTCTGTATTAGGCGATTCTACTTTCTTCCACACAGGAATCAATTCCTTAATAGAGGTTTTATACAATCAAAGCAAAACCGTAAATGTCATTTTGGATAATCGAATTACAGGTATGACTGGGCATCAAGAAAATCCTGGTTCTGGTCGTCATGCTGATCTTTCAGATGCTCCAATCATGGACATTGAAGCCATTGTAAGAGCTCTTGGGGCAAAGAATGTAAAGACAATAGATCCAAATGATTTAACTCTTGTAAAAGAAACCTTCGATTGGGCATTAGGACTTGACGAGCCTTCTGTAATTATAACGAGATGGCCGTGTGTTCTCAAAAAGCTTTCTCAACAAGATCAAGAAGAATTCCAGGATGTATTTAAAGATAAGTACAAAGTAGATCAAGATCTATGCATTGGCTGTAAACTTTGTATTAAAGCTGGTTGTCCAGCCCTTTCTTATGAGCCAGCTACGAAGAAAACGATCATAGATCGAAATCAATGTGTAGGATGTGGAGTCTGTGCTCAGCTTTGTAAGAAACAAGAGGCCATTGTGAAGGAGGAAAGATAA